In Falco biarmicus isolate bFalBia1 chromosome 6, bFalBia1.pri, whole genome shotgun sequence, the following are encoded in one genomic region:
- the CCR6 gene encoding C-C chemokine receptor type 6 produces MSFTEPRTTDYQYYSDYASLITQPCSKLEVRNFTKAFLPVAYSLICIIGLVGNIFVVMTFALYERTKSMTDVYLLNMAIADILFVLTLPLWAVNYAADKWIFGDFICKMTRGIYAINFSCGMLLLAFISVDRYIAIVQATKSFKLRARTLAYSKLICLVVWASSILISSSSFLYSESYSFSVNETKQICDQRFDRMSESTMLKSLLLCLQVGFGFFIPFIFMIFCYTFIVRSLQQAQNSKKTKAIRVIILIVAVFLVCQVPYNIVLLLTAVNMGKIDKSCDSDKIMAYAKYTTEAIAFLHCCMNPVLYAFIGVKFRSYFMKIMKDLWCMRDKIYHKRCSKTNSDICHSRQTSEILTDNGSSFTM; encoded by the coding sequence ACAGAGCCTCGTACCACAGATTATCAATATTATTCAGACTATGCTTCTTTAATCACACAGCCTTGTTCTAAGTTGGAAGTCCGGAActtcacaaaagcatttttgccAGTTGCATATTCATTAATTTGTATCATCGGCCTAGTTGGTAACATCTTTGTAGTGATGACCTTTGCTTTATATGAAAGAACCAAGTCCATGACGGATGTGTACCTCTTGAACATGGCCATAGCAGACATACTGTTTGTTCTCACTCTCCCACTGTGGGCAGTGAATTATGCTGCTGACAAATGGATTTTTGGTGatttcatttgcaaaatgaCAAGAGGTATCTATGCAATCAACTTCAGCTGTGGCATGCTGCTTTTGGCCTTTATCAGCGTGGACCGGTACATCGCTATCGTACAAGCAACAAAATCATTTAAACTCAGGGCAAGAACACTCGCATATAGTAAACTCATTTGTTTGGTTGTGTGGGCATCATCAATTTTAATCTCTAGTTCTTCTTTTCTATACAGTGAAAGTTACAGCTTCTCCGTCAATGAAACCAAACAGATTTGTGATCAAAGATTTGACAGAATGTCTGAAAGCACGATGCTGaaatcactgctgctgtgtctACAAGTTGGATTTGGATTTTTTATACCTTTCATATTCATGATTTTTTGCTATACATTCATTGTCAGATCCTTACAACAAGCTCAGaattcaaaaaaaaccaaagcaatcCGTGTGATCATTTTAATTGTAGCTGTTTTCCTAGTTTGCCAGGTACCTTATAACATTGTTCTTCTTTTGACAGCTGTAAATATGGGCAAGATAGACAAATCTTGTGACAGTGACAAGATAATGGCCTATGCAAAATACACCACTGAAGCCATAGCATTTTTACACTGTTGCATGAACCCTGTGCTCTATGCGTTTATTGGAGTGAAGTTCAGAAGTTATTTCATGAAGATAATGAAGGACCTATGGTGCATGAGAGACAAAATATACCATAAACGTTGTTCAAAGACAAACTCTGATATTTGTCATTCAAGACAGACTAGTGAAATTCTGACTGACAATGGATCTTCATTTACTATGTAA